In a genomic window of Myxococcales bacterium:
- the accB gene encoding acetyl-CoA carboxylase biotin carboxyl carrier protein: MATGRKGSKQTTPAIAAPASAAAPTVAVTGAGGDDIVAIARGLAAAVSEHHLTELIIETPDATFTVRRGGPQFVAAAPMPALAPAAVHAAPAPAVHAAAHPAAPAAAVDDKAHIVKSPFVGTFYRRPNPDSPEYVKVNDKVGKGSVLCIIEAMKLMNEIEADIAGTLLAVLAEDGAPVEYDQPLFKIAVP, from the coding sequence ATGGCTACTGGACGCAAGGGTTCGAAGCAGACCACGCCCGCGATCGCGGCGCCCGCCAGCGCGGCGGCACCTACCGTCGCGGTGACGGGCGCTGGCGGCGACGACATCGTCGCGATCGCGCGCGGCCTGGCCGCGGCGGTGTCCGAGCACCACCTCACCGAGCTGATCATCGAGACCCCCGACGCCACCTTCACGGTGCGCCGGGGCGGTCCGCAGTTCGTCGCGGCCGCGCCGATGCCAGCGCTGGCACCGGCGGCGGTCCACGCCGCGCCGGCGCCCGCCGTCCACGCGGCGGCCCACCCGGCCGCGCCGGCCGCCGCCGTCGACGACAAGGCCCACATCGTCAAGTCGCCGTTCGTGGGCACGTTCTACCGGCGCCCCAACCCCGACTCGCCCGAGTACGTGAAGGTCAACGACAAGGTCGGCAAGGGCTCGGTGCTTTGCATCATCGAGGCCATGAAGCTCATGAACGAGATCGAGGCCGACATCGCCGGCACGCTCCTGGCGGTGCTGGCCGAGGACGGCGCGCCGGTCGAGTACGATCAGCCGCTGTTCAAGATCGCCGTCCCGTAG
- a CDS encoding tetratricopeptide repeat protein produces MTGAMPLIDERALAHEFELPEDDAAYATDEVADGDLVEEVDDGGGLGRAGRNAADFAADFAMDDRDARAGSAAGEEHADEIAKILTETDVYVKYGLHQKAVDHLRKVFALDPENVEARERLKDVLLAQGREREAIVELLRLAEVTASYDGERAEGYLREILGVDGGNRAAHELIERFGLDLDVGNVARAPSEFSLDPRELANGAVAPVEDDFALEHVDYGPTTRSPGRADSFDGIDPAVFERAPSAQPIGRAGPARGRGEVDSFAPSASDSTRQVAASEVAALVARTRHEPVADVAMGSPPPFRAPAVVHVPDTWQGDRVQGHRAQGDRAQADRAQADRAERGPTRDVQAMRDAIDAELDDALADDIDQQVAAELSGHGVLPTFEATTATAPASDDGAVDEAELELPFDPEAARAFDAVMRRQASPNSNEVSTYDGAAPSYVPAATYNDPDGATRLGMPPGLVAEPYDASYAASTSEGAAYDGYADPPAYSAPGYVDPAAYADPAAGYADPAAGYADPAAGYADPGAYDQAAYADAPVYVEPPAYDGRTIDEDALAYDGRPLEDVLEEADDYAAQGLLTEAIAQLRALLARHPNHPLVSMRLRDLETAVQQGGDSGGTQTVDVDDLEELAADELEAEIDPSDDVEVAFDEAQRVLAARHDPSGAKLRPAVVLERPVEDSDADTHFDLGLAYKEMGLFDEAIKAFDKVTSTPHREVQSRMMIGMCHREQNNLSEAVHQFKAGLHASSITDRERQSLLYEIGTTYEALGDPREAIYYYEMVVKRDPRFLDAAERMQRLQGGRGPADAAAAIDSLLDDE; encoded by the coding sequence ATGACCGGCGCGATGCCGCTCATCGACGAGCGGGCCCTGGCCCACGAGTTCGAGCTGCCCGAGGACGACGCCGCGTACGCGACCGACGAGGTCGCCGACGGCGATCTGGTCGAGGAGGTCGACGACGGCGGCGGGCTCGGCCGCGCCGGCCGGAACGCCGCCGACTTCGCCGCCGACTTCGCGATGGACGATCGCGACGCCCGCGCCGGCTCGGCCGCCGGCGAGGAGCACGCCGACGAGATCGCCAAGATCCTGACCGAGACCGACGTCTACGTGAAGTACGGCCTGCACCAGAAGGCCGTCGACCACCTGCGCAAGGTGTTCGCGCTCGATCCCGAGAACGTCGAGGCGCGCGAGCGGCTCAAGGACGTGCTCCTGGCCCAGGGCCGCGAGCGCGAGGCGATCGTCGAGCTGCTGCGCCTGGCCGAGGTCACGGCCAGCTACGACGGCGAGCGCGCCGAGGGCTACCTGCGCGAGATCCTCGGGGTCGACGGCGGCAACCGGGCCGCCCACGAGCTGATCGAGCGCTTCGGCCTGGACCTCGACGTCGGCAACGTCGCCCGCGCCCCGTCGGAGTTCTCGCTCGATCCGCGCGAGCTGGCCAACGGCGCGGTCGCGCCGGTCGAGGACGACTTCGCGCTCGAGCACGTCGACTACGGCCCGACGACGCGGTCGCCAGGGCGCGCCGACTCGTTCGACGGCATCGATCCGGCGGTGTTCGAGCGCGCGCCCAGCGCCCAGCCCATCGGTCGCGCCGGCCCGGCGCGCGGCCGCGGCGAGGTCGACAGCTTCGCGCCGAGCGCGAGCGACAGCACCCGGCAGGTCGCGGCGTCCGAGGTCGCGGCCCTGGTCGCGCGCACCCGTCACGAGCCGGTCGCCGACGTCGCGATGGGATCGCCGCCGCCGTTCCGAGCCCCGGCGGTGGTCCACGTGCCCGACACGTGGCAGGGGGATCGGGTGCAGGGCCATCGGGCGCAGGGTGACCGGGCGCAGGCCGACCGGGCGCAGGCCGACCGGGCCGAGCGCGGGCCGACCCGCGACGTCCAGGCGATGCGCGACGCGATCGACGCCGAGCTCGACGACGCGCTCGCCGACGACATCGATCAGCAGGTCGCGGCCGAGCTCAGCGGCCACGGGGTCCTGCCGACCTTCGAGGCCACGACCGCCACCGCGCCGGCGAGCGACGACGGCGCGGTCGACGAGGCCGAGCTCGAGCTGCCGTTCGATCCCGAGGCCGCGCGCGCGTTCGACGCGGTCATGCGTCGGCAGGCCAGCCCGAACTCCAACGAGGTCTCGACCTACGACGGGGCGGCGCCGAGCTACGTGCCGGCCGCGACCTACAACGATCCCGACGGCGCCACCCGCCTGGGCATGCCGCCGGGGCTCGTGGCCGAGCCCTACGACGCCAGCTACGCCGCGTCGACCAGCGAGGGCGCGGCCTACGACGGCTACGCCGATCCGCCCGCCTACAGCGCGCCCGGGTACGTCGACCCCGCCGCCTACGCCGATCCGGCGGCGGGCTACGCCGATCCGGCGGCGGGCTACGCCGATCCGGCGGCGGGCTACGCCGATCCGGGCGCGTACGATCAGGCCGCCTACGCCGACGCGCCGGTCTACGTCGAGCCGCCCGCGTACGACGGGCGCACGATCGACGAGGACGCGCTGGCGTACGACGGCCGCCCGCTCGAGGACGTGCTCGAGGAGGCCGACGACTACGCGGCGCAGGGCCTGCTCACCGAGGCCATCGCCCAGCTCCGGGCGCTGCTCGCGCGCCACCCGAACCACCCGCTGGTGTCGATGCGCCTGCGCGACCTCGAGACCGCGGTCCAGCAGGGCGGTGACTCCGGCGGCACCCAGACCGTCGACGTCGACGATCTCGAGGAGCTCGCGGCCGACGAGCTCGAGGCCGAGATCGATCCCAGCGACGACGTCGAGGTGGCGTTCGACGAGGCCCAGCGCGTGCTCGCGGCCCGCCACGATCCCAGCGGCGCCAAGCTGCGGCCGGCGGTCGTGCTCGAGCGGCCGGTCGAGGACTCCGACGCGGACACCCACTTCGATCTGGGCCTCGCCTACAAGGAGATGGGCCTGTTCGACGAGGCCATCAAGGCCTTCGACAAGGTCACGTCGACGCCGCACCGCGAGGTCCAGAGCCGCATGATGATCGGCATGTGCCACCGCGAGCAGAACAACCTGTCCGAGGCGGTGCACCAGTTCAAGGCCGGCCTGCACGCGTCGTCGATCACCGATCGCGAGCGCCAGAGCCTGCTCTACGAGATCGGCACCACCTACGAGGCGCTGGGCGATCCGCGCGAGGCCATCTACTACTACGAGATGGTCGTGAAGCGCGACCCGCGGTTCCTCGACGCCGCCGAGCGCATGCAGCGCCTCCAGGGCGGTCGTGGCCCCGCCGACGCGGCGGCCGCGATCGACAGCCTGCTCGACGACGAGTAG
- the accC gene encoding acetyl-CoA carboxylase biotin carboxylase subunit, whose amino-acid sequence MFKKVLVANRGEIALRIIRAVREMGMKSVAVYSTADADALHVKFADQAVCIGPAPSRQSYLNIPSLISAAEITGADAIHPGYGFLAEDPEFAEVCDKCGLTWIGPPAHAMRLMGDKISARAAMSEAGVPILPGTGTINTEDELRSHAARIGLPVILKAAAGGGGRGMKIIHDPARLVNDWGTGRSEAAAAFGNPDMYMEKYCERPRHIEIQVVADRHGNYAHLGERECSIQRRHQKVIEEAPSLALPDGVRTELTDAAVKAISAIGYYNVGTLEFLLDRDGKFYFMEMNTRLQVEHPVTELVTGLDLVREQLRIAMGERLSFSGVRRPRGHAIEMRINAEDPNNFAPWPGRITALHLPGGLGVRVDTHIYQGYVVPPNYDSMIAKVIVHDVDRPSAIRRARRCLDEIVIEGPRTNIPFLRRLMDSPEFRAGDFDTGFVARFLAESKSA is encoded by the coding sequence ATGTTCAAGAAGGTCCTGGTCGCCAATCGTGGCGAGATCGCGCTGCGGATCATCCGCGCGGTCCGCGAGATGGGGATGAAGTCGGTCGCGGTCTACTCGACCGCCGACGCCGACGCGCTCCACGTCAAGTTCGCGGACCAGGCGGTGTGCATCGGGCCCGCGCCGTCGCGCCAGAGCTACCTGAACATCCCGTCGCTGATCAGCGCCGCCGAGATCACCGGCGCCGACGCCATCCACCCCGGCTACGGGTTCCTGGCCGAGGACCCCGAGTTCGCCGAGGTCTGCGACAAGTGCGGGCTCACGTGGATCGGCCCCCCGGCCCACGCGATGCGCCTGATGGGCGACAAGATCAGCGCCCGGGCCGCGATGAGCGAGGCCGGCGTGCCGATCCTGCCCGGCACCGGGACGATCAACACCGAGGACGAGCTCCGGTCCCACGCCGCGCGCATCGGCCTGCCGGTGATCCTCAAGGCCGCCGCCGGCGGTGGCGGCCGCGGGATGAAGATCATCCACGACCCCGCGCGCCTGGTCAACGACTGGGGCACCGGGCGGTCGGAGGCCGCCGCCGCGTTCGGCAACCCCGACATGTACATGGAGAAGTACTGCGAGCGGCCGCGCCACATCGAGATCCAGGTGGTCGCCGATCGGCACGGCAACTACGCCCACCTCGGCGAGCGCGAGTGCTCGATCCAGCGTCGCCACCAGAAGGTCATCGAGGAGGCGCCGTCGCTGGCGTTGCCCGACGGCGTCCGCACCGAGCTGACCGACGCCGCGGTCAAGGCGATCTCGGCGATCGGCTACTACAACGTCGGCACGCTCGAGTTCCTGCTCGATCGCGACGGCAAGTTCTACTTCATGGAGATGAACACGCGCCTGCAGGTCGAGCACCCGGTCACCGAGCTGGTGACCGGCCTCGACCTGGTGCGCGAGCAGCTCCGGATCGCGATGGGCGAGCGGCTGTCGTTCAGCGGCGTGCGGCGGCCGCGTGGCCACGCCATCGAGATGCGCATCAACGCCGAGGACCCCAACAACTTCGCGCCGTGGCCGGGGCGGATCACCGCGCTGCACCTGCCGGGCGGCCTCGGGGTCCGGGTCGACACGCACATCTACCAGGGCTACGTCGTGCCCCCCAACTACGACTCGATGATCGCCAAGGTCATCGTCCACGACGTCGACCGCCCCAGCGCGATCCGTCGGGCCCGCCGCTGCCTCGACGAGATCGTGATCGAGGGCCCCCGGACCAACATCCCGTTCCTGCGCCGGCTGATGGACTCGCCGGAGTTCCGAGCCGGCGACTTCGACACCGGGTTCGTCGCGCGCTTCCTGGCCGAGTCCAAGTCGGCGTAG
- a CDS encoding SMI1/KNR4 family protein, which produces MGADLTLLRRGAKPGELAELERALGQAIHPSVRAALLRHDGSRDLLGESIEWQLLNAREVCEMRRDWGTAAPTGWWPLAANEPRLLCVDGRGCVMEVDVDFEERPRAIAASVAAWLTAIAPPPRVRPDDGLVPLIEQLVADGELELAEGASLDQLADAIRERMTDGDDAKQRATLALAALIRSALVEEVYLDEAALARRLAALT; this is translated from the coding sequence TTGGGCGCCGACCTGACGCTGCTCCGGCGCGGCGCGAAGCCAGGCGAGCTGGCTGAGCTCGAGCGCGCGCTGGGGCAAGCGATCCACCCGTCGGTGCGGGCGGCGCTCCTGCGCCACGATGGCTCGCGCGATCTGCTCGGCGAGTCGATCGAATGGCAGCTCCTGAACGCGCGGGAGGTCTGTGAGATGCGGCGCGACTGGGGCACGGCGGCGCCGACGGGGTGGTGGCCGCTCGCAGCGAACGAGCCACGGCTCCTGTGCGTGGACGGGCGCGGGTGCGTGATGGAGGTCGACGTGGACTTCGAGGAGCGGCCGCGCGCGATCGCGGCCTCGGTGGCGGCCTGGCTGACCGCGATCGCGCCGCCGCCGCGGGTCCGCCCGGACGATGGGCTCGTGCCGCTGATCGAGCAACTGGTGGCGGATGGCGAGCTGGAGCTGGCCGAGGGTGCGAGCCTCGATCAGCTGGCCGACGCGATCCGCGAGAGGATGACCGACGGCGACGACGCCAAGCAGCGCGCGACCCTGGCCCTCGCGGCGCTGATCCGCAGCGCGTTGGTCGAGGAGGTCTACCTCGACGAGGCCGCGCTCGCGCGACGGCTGGCGGCGCTGACGTGA
- a CDS encoding VCBS repeat-containing protein — MGSTRMHLTAAAAAIALTACVDDGGVTPEIDAPPAATARVAITRLIPLRFVEGLNCAPGTPTCDDYISPDMIRASVDRVNDVFAPLGVKFWTRSIERYHMPLTYHRNVQTMVSWAQVRAELQQVFPDLPANAFADNEQKARGSWLVAGAGYWGRADEVLVWVLDGDGSSANAPQSGRCLNMAGATMWTTIDGRAEASTNLAHEMGHFMGGRHLSEAGSALIDPATGLHWTPADAWDLRACLTSTGPVFWSSKADYQANPCAGQEIVIQSDGGAPCQSKGGPFDAPQCDFIIGNTTYTVPWGDPRVAGLIRWNGALHTPPSSFGVEVNVMGGYGPGYAMPTTAFRVDYRTPAFISDSDLLKMQAYLTTDMAFTNTTSSTYVDQTTGQPPLGTTSAQLWSKRPLLGTGAEDFIAWANGPDPDFAFTFAAADTPIGGTGYQPISGDFDDDGHDDILWYYPGDTKVRMWWGRADRTFDKQAVTSGWFPATNFVVFAGDFNGDHRADLFLYGPGAAPDYIKWGQANRTFTTTSASVGSTGYVPIVGNFDGILGDDIFWYYPPGGYVNRWYSTGGTTFTSLAHYAVDAGGPFVPVVGDFDGARGDDIFWYKAGAGADRLWYALGNGSTSFTKVAGINVVDSYLPIAGDFDGDGRDDIFWDAPAHTTDYIWAGAAQATQFTSRRASVYGVFNPVAGDFDHDGRTDIFWYRD, encoded by the coding sequence ATGGGCTCGACAAGAATGCACCTGACCGCGGCTGCGGCCGCGATCGCCTTGACCGCCTGCGTGGATGACGGCGGCGTCACCCCCGAGATCGACGCGCCGCCCGCCGCGACCGCGCGCGTGGCCATCACGCGCTTGATCCCGCTCCGGTTCGTCGAGGGCCTGAACTGTGCGCCTGGCACACCGACCTGCGACGACTACATCTCCCCGGACATGATCCGCGCGTCGGTCGACCGCGTCAACGACGTGTTCGCGCCGCTGGGCGTGAAGTTCTGGACCCGCTCGATCGAGCGCTACCACATGCCGCTGACCTACCACCGCAATGTCCAGACGATGGTGAGCTGGGCGCAGGTCCGCGCGGAGCTGCAGCAGGTCTTCCCTGACCTGCCCGCCAACGCGTTCGCGGACAACGAGCAGAAGGCGCGTGGCTCCTGGCTGGTGGCTGGAGCCGGGTACTGGGGCCGCGCCGATGAGGTGCTGGTGTGGGTGCTCGACGGCGACGGCAGCTCGGCGAACGCCCCCCAGTCGGGCCGTTGCCTCAACATGGCCGGCGCCACGATGTGGACCACCATCGATGGCCGCGCCGAGGCCTCGACCAACCTCGCCCACGAGATGGGGCACTTCATGGGCGGGCGGCACCTGAGCGAGGCCGGCAGCGCGCTCATCGATCCGGCCACCGGACTCCACTGGACCCCGGCTGACGCGTGGGACCTGCGCGCGTGCTTGACCAGCACCGGCCCCGTGTTCTGGAGTTCGAAGGCTGACTACCAGGCCAACCCGTGCGCCGGCCAGGAGATCGTCATCCAGTCCGATGGCGGCGCGCCGTGCCAATCCAAGGGCGGCCCGTTCGACGCGCCGCAGTGCGACTTCATCATCGGCAACACGACGTACACGGTGCCGTGGGGCGACCCGCGCGTCGCTGGCCTGATCCGATGGAACGGCGCGCTCCATACGCCCCCGTCGAGCTTCGGGGTCGAGGTCAACGTCATGGGCGGCTACGGCCCTGGCTACGCGATGCCGACGACCGCGTTCCGCGTCGACTACCGCACGCCCGCGTTCATCTCCGACTCCGACCTGCTCAAGATGCAGGCGTACCTCACGACCGACATGGCGTTCACAAACACCACGAGCTCGACGTACGTCGATCAGACCACCGGGCAGCCGCCGCTGGGCACGACCTCGGCGCAGCTGTGGTCGAAGCGACCGCTGCTCGGCACCGGCGCCGAGGACTTCATCGCCTGGGCCAACGGCCCCGATCCTGACTTCGCGTTCACGTTCGCGGCCGCCGACACGCCGATCGGCGGCACCGGGTACCAGCCGATCAGCGGCGACTTCGACGACGACGGTCACGACGACATCCTCTGGTACTACCCGGGCGACACCAAGGTCCGGATGTGGTGGGGCCGCGCCGACCGCACCTTCGACAAGCAAGCGGTCACCAGCGGCTGGTTCCCCGCGACCAACTTCGTCGTGTTCGCCGGCGACTTCAACGGTGACCACCGCGCCGACCTGTTCCTGTACGGGCCCGGCGCCGCGCCCGACTACATCAAGTGGGGCCAGGCCAACCGCACCTTCACCACGACCAGCGCGTCGGTCGGCTCGACGGGCTACGTGCCGATCGTCGGCAACTTCGACGGCATCCTCGGCGACGACATCTTCTGGTACTACCCGCCCGGCGGCTACGTGAACCGCTGGTACTCGACCGGCGGCACCACGTTCACGTCGCTCGCCCACTACGCGGTCGACGCCGGCGGCCCGTTCGTCCCGGTGGTGGGCGACTTCGATGGCGCGCGCGGTGACGACATCTTCTGGTACAAGGCCGGCGCCGGCGCCGACCGCCTCTGGTACGCGCTGGGCAACGGCTCGACGTCGTTCACGAAGGTCGCGGGGATCAACGTCGTCGACAGCTACCTCCCGATCGCCGGCGACTTCGACGGCGACGGCCGCGACGACATCTTCTGGGACGCGCCGGCCCACACGACCGACTACATCTGGGCCGGCGCCGCGCAGGCGACCCAGTTCACGTCCCGGCGGGCCTCGGTCTACGGTGTGTTCAATCCGGTCGCGGGCGACTTCGACCATGACGGCCGCACCGACATCTTCTGGTACCGCGACTGA
- a CDS encoding roadblock/LC7 domain-containing protein: protein MFAEILKKVVDNIDGSLGAVIMGLDGIPVETYTRQPDRVDVNTVGMEFSFILTQARKAADSAKLGAFEEMTVKAERLTLALRMVSPQYFLAVALAPDGNLGKTRFLMRLAAPQLVAQL from the coding sequence TTGTTCGCTGAAATCCTCAAGAAGGTGGTCGACAACATCGATGGGAGCCTCGGCGCCGTGATCATGGGCCTCGACGGGATCCCCGTCGAGACCTACACGCGCCAGCCCGATCGGGTCGACGTGAATACGGTCGGGATGGAGTTCAGCTTCATCCTGACCCAGGCGCGGAAGGCCGCCGACAGCGCCAAGCTCGGCGCGTTCGAGGAGATGACCGTCAAGGCCGAGCGCCTCACGCTGGCGCTGCGCATGGTGTCGCCGCAGTACTTCCTGGCGGTGGCGCTGGCGCCCGACGGCAACCTCGGCAAGACCCGCTTCTTGATGCGCCTGGCCGCGCCCCAGCTCGTCGCCCAGCTATGA
- the aroQ gene encoding type II 3-dehydroquinate dehydratase, whose protein sequence is MTRRGARRAPERPIPPRVLVLHGPNLNLLGTRDPMIYGTTTLAEIDAELQVRATARGAAIEILQSNHEGALVDAIQGARGRCDAIVINPGAYTHTSIAIRDALEGVAVPAVEVHLSNLHAREDFRRESLVAARCVGQICGFGAQSYFLGLDAALAIVERRRAERPRDA, encoded by the coding sequence ATGACCCGGCGCGGGGCGCGCCGCGCGCCGGAGCGGCCGATCCCGCCGCGGGTGCTGGTGCTGCACGGCCCCAACCTGAACCTGCTCGGCACGCGCGACCCGATGATCTACGGGACGACGACGCTGGCCGAGATCGACGCCGAGCTGCAGGTCCGGGCGACCGCGCGCGGCGCCGCGATCGAGATCCTGCAGTCGAACCACGAGGGCGCGCTCGTCGACGCGATCCAGGGCGCGCGCGGTCGCTGCGACGCGATCGTCATCAACCCCGGGGCCTACACCCACACCAGCATCGCGATCCGCGACGCGCTCGAGGGCGTCGCCGTCCCCGCGGTCGAGGTCCACCTGTCGAACCTGCACGCCCGCGAGGACTTCCGCCGCGAGTCGCTGGTCGCGGCGCGCTGCGTCGGACAAATCTGCGGTTTCGGCGCGCAAAGCTACTTCCTGGGACTGGACGCGGCGCTAGCGATTGTGGAACGTAGGCGCGCCGAGCGGCCGCGCGACGCCTGA
- a CDS encoding protein kinase has protein sequence MKKLGEGGMGAVFLAEHALIGRRAAVKVLHPAMSSNQDIVQRFFNEARAATAIADPGIVQIFDFGYHTDGSAYIVMEFLEGEALDTRLKRQGRLAPEDALRILRQVASSLHAAHSRGIIHRDLKPENIFLVPDREVAGGERPKILDFGIAKLSNDAGSKVKTQTAAIMGTPLYMSPEQCRGAGHVDHRSDQYALGCMLYHLLVGRVPFDGEGVGEIIAAHMMTPPTAPSQWVPGLPPAVDALVLRLLAKRPEERFADAAELAQACDALLSGGMHQPASSFVGSAQLPTVMAPSAAGMSGAGITGAPGLTTLSGAAGAAPARGTVASPPGKKRGGVIAIGAVGAVAAVAVAVVLASGGGKGTGATPGSAAQTPTPVEPGPIAATAVEPAAVEPAAVEPAAVEDKPAAAPALPDAEIALVFAIDNSGSMAGREKLVRAALRDALAALPDDALVGLVSFDSAAAVVAPLAVIDRAALAAQVDALRPGGGSNLVAGLASARATVRVAPASATRTVLVLAESVGPTEGLAAEVAATLADRIRVSTFALDGADRKTLAGIAKQTGGAAYDKLRSGDVARAFSKEITHLSGGDVATTTTRPTGRPGSGKKDPPGGAGAGTAVTTTPPTTTTTTTTTTTTDKPKVPGDLDGDGIPDER, from the coding sequence ATGAAGAAGCTGGGGGAGGGCGGCATGGGCGCCGTGTTCCTCGCGGAGCACGCGCTGATCGGCCGCCGTGCAGCGGTGAAAGTCCTGCACCCGGCGATGTCGTCCAACCAGGACATCGTGCAGCGCTTCTTCAACGAGGCGCGGGCCGCGACCGCGATCGCCGACCCCGGCATCGTCCAGATCTTCGATTTCGGCTACCACACCGACGGCAGCGCCTACATCGTCATGGAGTTCCTCGAGGGCGAGGCGCTCGACACGCGGCTCAAGCGCCAGGGCCGGCTCGCGCCCGAGGACGCGCTGCGGATCCTGCGGCAGGTGGCGTCGTCGCTGCACGCCGCCCACAGCCGCGGCATCATCCACCGCGATCTCAAGCCCGAGAACATCTTCCTCGTGCCCGACCGCGAGGTCGCCGGCGGCGAGCGGCCCAAGATCCTCGACTTCGGCATCGCCAAGCTGTCCAACGACGCGGGCAGCAAGGTGAAGACCCAGACCGCGGCGATCATGGGCACGCCGCTGTACATGTCGCCCGAGCAGTGTCGCGGCGCCGGCCACGTCGATCACCGCAGCGATCAATACGCGCTCGGGTGCATGCTCTATCACCTGCTCGTCGGGCGGGTGCCGTTCGACGGCGAGGGCGTCGGCGAGATCATCGCGGCCCACATGATGACGCCGCCGACGGCGCCGTCGCAGTGGGTGCCGGGGCTGCCGCCGGCGGTCGACGCGCTGGTGCTGCGGCTCCTGGCCAAGCGGCCCGAGGAGCGGTTCGCCGACGCGGCCGAGCTGGCCCAGGCCTGCGACGCGCTGCTGAGCGGCGGCATGCACCAGCCGGCGTCGTCGTTCGTCGGCAGCGCGCAGCTGCCCACGGTCATGGCGCCGAGCGCCGCGGGCATGAGCGGCGCCGGGATCACGGGCGCGCCCGGCCTGACGACGCTGTCGGGCGCCGCGGGCGCGGCGCCGGCCCGGGGCACCGTCGCGTCGCCGCCGGGCAAGAAGCGCGGCGGCGTGATCGCGATCGGGGCGGTCGGGGCGGTCGCGGCGGTCGCGGTCGCGGTGGTGCTGGCCTCGGGCGGCGGCAAGGGCACGGGCGCGACGCCCGGCAGCGCCGCCCAGACGCCGACGCCGGTCGAGCCGGGGCCGATCGCGGCGACGGCGGTCGAGCCTGCGGCGGTCGAGCCTGCGGCGGTCGAGCCTGCGGCGGTCGAGGACAAGCCCGCGGCCGCGCCGGCGCTGCCCGACGCCGAGATCGCGCTGGTGTTCGCGATCGACAACTCCGGCTCGATGGCCGGGCGCGAGAAGCTCGTGCGCGCGGCGCTGCGCGACGCGCTGGCCGCGCTGCCGGACGACGCGCTGGTCGGGCTGGTGAGCTTCGACAGCGCCGCGGCGGTGGTCGCGCCGCTCGCGGTGATCGATCGCGCGGCGCTGGCCGCCCAGGTCGACGCGCTGCGCCCCGGCGGCGGCAGCAACCTGGTCGCCGGCCTGGCCAGCGCCCGCGCGACCGTGCGCGTCGCGCCGGCGAGCGCCACGCGCACCGTGCTGGTGCTCGCCGAGAGCGTCGGGCCCACCGAGGGGCTCGCGGCCGAGGTCGCGGCCACGCTCGCCGATCGGATCCGGGTGTCGACGTTCGCGCTCGACGGGGCCGATCGCAAGACGCTCGCGGGCATCGCCAAGCAGACCGGCGGCGCGGCCTACGACAAGCTGCGCAGCGGCGACGTCGCGCGGGCCTTCAGCAAGGAGATCACGCACCTGAGCGGCGGCGACGTCGCGACGACGACGACGCGGCCCACCGGCCGGCCCGGCAGCGGCAAGAAGGATCCGCCTGGCGGCGCCGGGGCCGGGACCGCGGTCACCACGACGCCGCCGACGACCACGACGACCACGACGACCACGACGACCACCGACAAGCCCAAGGTCCCGGGCGACCTCGACGGCGACGGCATCCCCGACGAGCGCTGA